A stretch of Cytophagales bacterium DNA encodes these proteins:
- a CDS encoding NADH:ubiquinone reductase (Na(+)-transporting) subunit D: MSTDTLELEKEVVKEPAEPLLSKRRKKFVTDPLNEDNPITVQVLGICSALAVTVKLQPTIVMSIAVVFVIVFSNLIVSSIRNLIPNRVRIIVQLAIIATLVTLVSEVLKAYAYDMYKILGAYVGLIITNCIVMGRLEAFAMANKPYDSVLDGLGSGFGYAWIILAVAFFRELFGSGSILDVKIYEPIGNALGITLQTNGLMVDSIGAFMILGIIIWIQRTKTGYVEDH; encoded by the coding sequence ATGAGCACGGATACTTTAGAATTAGAAAAGGAAGTAGTCAAAGAGCCTGCTGAGCCTTTATTGTCCAAGCGAAGAAAGAAGTTCGTAACGGACCCGCTTAATGAAGATAACCCGATCACTGTACAGGTATTGGGGATCTGTTCGGCCCTGGCCGTTACCGTGAAATTGCAACCTACCATTGTGATGTCTATTGCTGTGGTTTTTGTAATCGTATTCTCTAACCTGATCGTGTCTTCCATTCGTAATCTGATCCCGAATCGGGTACGGATTATCGTACAGCTGGCTATCATCGCAACCCTGGTAACCCTGGTAAGTGAGGTGTTGAAAGCATACGCTTATGACATGTACAAAATCCTGGGCGCTTACGTAGGACTGATCATTACAAACTGTATCGTGATGGGACGGCTGGAAGCTTTCGCCATGGCCAACAAGCCCTATGATAGTGTACTCGATGGATTGGGTAGTGGATTTGGTTATGCATGGATCATCCTGGCAGTAGCCTTCTTCAGAGAGTTGTTTGGCTCAGGAAGTATCCTGGACGTGAAAATATACGAGCCTATCGGAAATGCATTGGGAATAACCTTGCAGACTAATGGCTTGATGGTAGATTCAATTGGAGCCTTCATGATCCTGGGAATTATCATATGGATTCAAAGAACTAAAACCGGATACGTAGAAGATCATTAA
- the nqrC gene encoding NADH:ubiquinone reductase (Na(+)-transporting) subunit C translates to MQQSNAYIIIFTGILTVILATLLSGTSVLLKDKQDQQVKLDTQKKILGAVMDISDIIDDPAAVEKLYSERISSIVVDHQGNEIKEDAKGPLVAEKVNIQKFYKADPTERQYPVFMFKGNNGQVESYIFPMFGAGLWDWISGYIALENDLNTIVGVAFDHKQETPGLGARITDQVVRDRFKSKKIFDGSELVSVTMVKGEGNAGLTDYEVDGLSGATMTAKGVNKMLEHYLGCYTPFIEKVKSGQKLATN, encoded by the coding sequence GTGCAACAGTCTAACGCTTACATCATCATTTTCACGGGCATATTGACCGTGATTTTGGCAACGTTACTTTCTGGTACCAGTGTTTTACTCAAAGACAAGCAGGACCAGCAAGTGAAACTGGATACCCAAAAGAAGATTTTGGGTGCGGTAATGGATATCTCGGACATCATTGATGATCCGGCAGCCGTTGAGAAATTGTACAGTGAGCGAATCAGCTCCATCGTGGTAGACCATCAGGGCAATGAGATCAAAGAAGATGCAAAAGGTCCTTTGGTTGCTGAGAAAGTAAACATTCAGAAATTTTACAAAGCGGATCCTACCGAACGTCAATACCCGGTATTCATGTTCAAAGGAAACAATGGTCAGGTTGAGTCCTACATCTTCCCTATGTTTGGTGCGGGACTGTGGGATTGGATCTCCGGTTATATCGCTTTGGAGAACGACTTAAATACGATCGTGGGTGTGGCCTTTGACCACAAACAAGAGACGCCAGGACTTGGTGCAAGAATCACCGATCAGGTAGTACGAGATCGATTCAAGAGCAAGAAGATTTTCGATGGTAGTGAGCTGGTCTCTGTTACCATGGTAAAAGGTGAAGGGAATGCCGGTCTAACGGATTATGAAGTAGATGGCCTTTCCGGAGCTACGATGACAGCCAAGGGCGTCAACAAAATGTTGGAGCACTACCTCGGTTGTTACACACCTTTCATTGAGAAAGTAAAGTCAGGTCAGAAATTAGCAACAAACTAA
- a CDS encoding CinA family protein: MTRFAELKDLLIGNKLTIAVAESLTCGLVQAKLGEISGASGFLEGGITTYNLEQKVKFLCVDEFHAQSVNCVSKKVAIEMATHVSRIFGSNIGIGTTGYAEPYPEEEVTIPYCFYALYLHLKPSESPTVIANKIQIGGLDRNLTRHYFADTVLSRLILELRERVR; the protein is encoded by the coding sequence ATGACCAGATTTGCGGAACTGAAAGATTTACTGATTGGAAATAAACTGACCATTGCTGTGGCGGAAAGCCTGACATGTGGATTGGTACAGGCCAAATTAGGTGAGATATCAGGGGCTTCAGGGTTTCTGGAAGGCGGAATCACCACTTATAACCTCGAGCAAAAGGTGAAATTTCTGTGTGTCGATGAATTCCATGCACAGAGTGTCAATTGTGTTTCTAAGAAAGTGGCAATAGAAATGGCCACCCATGTCTCCAGAATTTTTGGATCCAACATTGGCATAGGCACCACTGGATACGCAGAACCCTACCCAGAAGAAGAAGTGACCATACCCTATTGTTTCTACGCTCTTTACCTTCACCTTAAACCCTCTGAATCACCAACGGTGATTGCCAACAAAATCCAGATAGGAGGTCTTGACCGAAACCTCACCCGCCACTACTTCGCCGATACGGTGTTGAGTAGATTGATTTTGGAGTTGAGGGAACGGGTGAGGTGA
- the nqrE gene encoding NADH:ubiquinone reductase (Na(+)-transporting) subunit E, which translates to MEAFNIALRGIFIDNMIFAYFLGMCSFLAVSKKVKTAIGLGAAVVFVLTITVPLNWLLQESVLKEGALSWLGASFADVDLTFLQFIIFIAVIAAMVQLVEMIIEKASPALYGSLGIFLPLIAVNCAILGSSLFMVQRDYTIVEATAYGFGSGTGFMMAIVALAAIRERLKYSNVPKGLRGLGLTMLITGLMGLAFKSFIGIAL; encoded by the coding sequence ATGGAAGCATTTAACATTGCCCTTCGAGGCATCTTTATCGATAACATGATCTTTGCCTATTTCTTAGGCATGTGTTCATTCCTTGCGGTATCTAAGAAAGTGAAGACGGCCATTGGTCTTGGAGCTGCCGTAGTATTCGTATTGACCATCACTGTGCCTTTGAACTGGCTTCTTCAGGAGTCTGTATTGAAAGAAGGTGCGCTATCGTGGTTAGGAGCCAGTTTTGCTGATGTAGATCTTACCTTCTTACAGTTCATCATTTTCATTGCGGTAATCGCAGCGATGGTACAGCTGGTAGAAATGATCATCGAGAAAGCATCTCCTGCACTTTACGGATCACTGGGTATCTTCCTTCCTCTGATCGCTGTGAACTGCGCCATTTTGGGATCATCCCTTTTCATGGTACAGAGAGACTACACCATCGTGGAAGCGACAGCATACGGATTCGGTTCCGGAACAGGTTTCATGATGGCAATCGTAGCATTGGCAGCCATTCGTGAGCGCTTGAAGTACTCAAATGTACCTAAAGGACTTAGAGGACTTGGCTTGACCATGCTCATCACTGGATTGATGGGATTGGCCTTCAAATCCTTTATCGGAATTGCCCTGTAA
- a CDS encoding PadR family transcriptional regulator, with protein sequence MRKTYIGELEEIVLLMIVLLQEEAYGVSITQEIKGQLDRDISVSAVHATLHRLGEKGYVTSFFGGATAERGGRRKRYFKITVSGSKVLRKLREERELIWKQIPPNALPV encoded by the coding sequence ATGCGAAAGACTTACATCGGTGAACTGGAAGAAATTGTGCTGTTAATGATCGTGCTGCTGCAGGAGGAAGCTTATGGGGTTTCGATCACACAGGAGATCAAAGGGCAGCTAGACAGGGACATTAGTGTAAGTGCGGTTCACGCCACGCTTCACCGGCTCGGGGAGAAGGGTTATGTGACTTCTTTCTTTGGTGGAGCAACTGCGGAAAGGGGTGGGCGCCGTAAACGTTATTTTAAGATCACAGTATCCGGCAGTAAGGTGTTGCGAAAACTCCGCGAAGAGCGAGAACTTATCTGGAAGCAAATTCCACCAAATGCCCTGCCAGTATGA